A region from the Nocardioides coralli genome encodes:
- a CDS encoding GIY-YIG nuclease family protein: protein MPWTYLLECADGSFYAGSTIDLEYRIAQHDQGLGSTYTRPARRRPVRLAWCHQFDRVDDAFAFEKQIQGWSRAKRIALIEGRYDDLPDLASRPPRSG from the coding sequence CCTCCTCGAGTGCGCCGACGGCTCGTTCTACGCCGGCAGCACGATCGACCTCGAGTACCGCATCGCCCAGCACGACCAGGGCCTGGGCTCGACCTACACCCGGCCCGCCCGCCGACGTCCGGTCAGGCTCGCGTGGTGCCACCAGTTCGACCGCGTGGACGACGCCTTCGCGTTCGAGAAGCAGATCCAGGGCTGGAGCCGCGCCAAGCGGATCGCCCTGATCGAGGGCCGGTACGACGACCTGCCTGATCTCGCCTCTCGCCCGCCGAGGTCGGGTTGA
- a CDS encoding DNA gyrase/topoisomerase IV subunit A, whose product MARRTKTPPPEDFEEHILDTNIRDEMESSFLEYAYSVIYSRALPDARDGLKPVQRRILHTMNDMGLRPDRGHVKSARVVGEVMGRLHPHGDGAIYDALVRMAQSWSMRLPMVDGHGNFGSPDDSPAAMRYTECRMAPPAVAMTASIDEDTVDFRPNYDSRETEPSVLPAAIPNLIVNGTTGIAVGMATNIAPHNLVEVVQALRHLITHPDAEVDDLMRFIPGPDLPTGGKIVGLEGIRDAYESGKGSFRMRATARIESVGRRKGIVVTELPYGVGTERVVERIKTLVQGKKLQGIADIKDLTDREKGLRLVIEIKNGFVPETLLEQLYRQTPMEDSFGINTVALVDGQPRTLGLKQLLEVFLDHRYDVVRRRSTFRRDKKAERLHLVDGLLIALLDIDEVIQVIRTSDDAGTARERLISVFDLSQPQADYILEMQLRRLTKFSRIELEKEQETLKREIEELEAILADRELLRSVVADELAEVAKTYGTPRRTVLLESAGNAAVAAAAAPLEVADDPCFAYLSSTGLLARTTTDELPGTGGARSKHDVITSVVRTTARGTIGLVTNKGRVVKLSVLELPTLPASANDPHLSGSNPVSEFVSLEADERVLALSSLPADGPGLALGTRNGIVKRVNPEVLNRDEWDVISLKDGDEVVGAVELATGEESLCFVSSNAQLLHFAASLVRPQGRAGGGMAGIKLGAEDQVVFFGALDPADAVLVTISGSSTALPGTEAGAVKVTPFADYPAKGRATGGVRCHRFLKGEDALIFAWAGLAPARAAATSGAAVELPEPTGRRDGSGVPAPQPVAACAGPVAARLATAAHVQG is encoded by the coding sequence ATGGCACGGCGCACGAAGACTCCCCCGCCCGAGGACTTCGAGGAGCACATCCTCGACACCAACATCCGCGACGAGATGGAGTCGTCCTTCCTGGAGTACGCCTACTCGGTCATCTACTCCCGCGCCCTGCCCGACGCGCGCGACGGCCTGAAGCCCGTGCAGCGGCGGATCCTCCACACCATGAACGACATGGGGCTGCGTCCGGACCGCGGCCACGTGAAGTCCGCCCGGGTCGTCGGTGAGGTCATGGGTCGCCTCCACCCGCACGGTGACGGGGCGATCTACGACGCCCTGGTCCGGATGGCCCAGTCCTGGTCGATGCGCCTGCCGATGGTGGACGGCCACGGCAACTTCGGGTCTCCTGACGACTCCCCGGCGGCCATGCGCTACACCGAGTGCCGGATGGCACCGCCCGCGGTGGCGATGACGGCCTCCATCGACGAGGACACGGTCGACTTCCGGCCCAACTACGACAGCCGCGAGACCGAGCCGTCGGTGCTGCCGGCCGCGATCCCCAACCTCATCGTCAACGGCACGACCGGCATCGCTGTCGGCATGGCCACCAACATCGCGCCCCACAACCTCGTCGAGGTGGTGCAGGCGCTGCGCCACCTGATCACGCACCCCGACGCCGAGGTCGACGACCTCATGCGGTTCATCCCGGGCCCCGACCTGCCCACCGGCGGCAAGATCGTGGGGCTGGAGGGGATCCGCGACGCCTACGAGTCCGGGAAGGGCAGCTTCCGGATGCGGGCCACCGCCCGCATCGAGTCGGTCGGTCGCCGCAAGGGCATCGTGGTGACCGAGCTGCCCTACGGCGTCGGCACGGAAAGGGTGGTCGAGCGGATCAAGACCCTGGTGCAGGGCAAGAAGCTGCAGGGCATCGCGGACATCAAGGACCTCACCGACCGCGAGAAGGGCTTGCGGCTGGTCATCGAGATCAAGAACGGCTTCGTCCCCGAGACGCTCCTCGAGCAGCTCTACCGGCAGACGCCCATGGAGGACAGCTTCGGCATCAACACGGTCGCCCTCGTCGACGGGCAGCCCCGGACCCTCGGCCTCAAGCAGCTGCTCGAGGTCTTCCTCGACCACCGCTACGACGTCGTACGCCGCCGCTCCACGTTCCGGCGTGACAAGAAGGCCGAGCGGCTCCACCTGGTCGACGGCCTCCTGATCGCCCTCCTCGACATCGACGAGGTCATCCAGGTCATCCGGACCTCCGACGACGCCGGAACGGCCCGGGAGCGGCTGATCTCGGTCTTCGACCTCTCCCAGCCGCAGGCCGACTACATCCTCGAGATGCAGCTGCGCCGACTCACGAAGTTCAGTCGGATCGAGCTGGAGAAGGAGCAGGAGACGCTCAAGCGCGAGATCGAGGAGCTGGAGGCGATCCTCGCCGACCGCGAGCTGCTGCGCTCGGTCGTCGCCGACGAGCTGGCCGAGGTCGCCAAGACCTACGGCACCCCCCGTCGCACCGTGCTGCTGGAGTCGGCCGGCAACGCCGCCGTCGCGGCTGCTGCGGCCCCGCTGGAGGTCGCCGACGACCCCTGCTTCGCCTACCTGTCCTCCACGGGCCTCCTGGCCCGCACGACCACCGACGAGTTGCCCGGCACCGGTGGTGCCCGCAGCAAGCACGACGTGATCACCTCGGTGGTGCGCACGACCGCACGCGGCACCATCGGACTGGTCACCAACAAGGGCCGGGTCGTCAAGCTGTCAGTGCTCGAGCTGCCGACGCTGCCCGCCTCGGCCAACGACCCGCACCTGTCGGGCTCCAACCCGGTCAGCGAGTTCGTCTCCCTCGAGGCCGACGAGCGGGTGCTCGCGCTCAGCTCGCTTCCTGCCGACGGACCGGGGCTGGCCCTCGGCACCCGCAACGGCATCGTCAAGCGGGTCAACCCCGAGGTCCTCAACCGTGACGAGTGGGACGTCATCTCCCTCAAGGACGGCGACGAGGTCGTCGGCGCGGTCGAGCTGGCCACGGGCGAGGAGAGCCTGTGCTTCGTCTCCAGCAACGCGCAGCTGCTCCACTTCGCGGCCTCCCTGGTCCGTCCCCAGGGACGAGCGGGCGGCGGCATGGCCGGGATCAAGCTCGGCGCCGAGGACCAGGTCGTCTTCTTCGGGGCCCTCGACCCCGCCGACGCCGTGCTCGTGACCATCTCCGGCTCCAGCACGGCGCTACCCGGCACCGAGGCCGGTGCGGTGAAGGTGACGCCGTTCGCCGACTACCCCGCCAAGGGCCGGGCCACCGGTGGTGTGCGCTGCCACCGGTTCCTCAAGGGCGAGGACGCGCTGATCTTCGCGTGGGCAGGCCTGGCGCCGGCGCGGGCCGCTGCGACCAGCGGTGCTGCCGTCGAGCTTCCTGAGCCCACCGGCCGCCGTGACGGCTCCGGCGTCCCCGCTCCGCAGCCGGTGGCCGCGTGCGCCGGCCCCGTAGCGGCGCGGCTCGCCACTGCCGCGCATGTGCAAGGCTGA